Proteins from a genomic interval of Rosa chinensis cultivar Old Blush chromosome 2, RchiOBHm-V2, whole genome shotgun sequence:
- the LOC121051320 gene encoding uncharacterized protein LOC121051320 has product MSFVGIDDGHRRKLEGQSRRTKVISNKENHESSVDVGQGELYSPAHAIEVSSNEENRDEKSSSEQPRTTSNAAVGVVEATKEVAMDMKRNLGAVKDKILEKLAAHAPAVPADALDNVRHFLESVVKDVTDATGVARGVTTDALHCIKTQLGDMLPNLSPDATKKVSSF; this is encoded by the exons ATGTCATTTGTAG gaattgATGATGGGCACAGACGAAAGCTCGAGGGTCAGTCAAGGAGAACTAAAGTGATCAGCAACAAAGAAAACCACGAAAGCTCCGTGGACGTAGGTCAAGGAGAGTTGTACTCCCCAGCTCACGCAATCGAAGTAAGCAGCAACGAAGAAAACCGAGACGAAAAATCGTCGTCGGAGCAACCAAGGACGACGTCGAACGCGGCGGTGGGAGTGGTGGAAGCAACAAAGGAAGTAGCAATGGACATGAAGAGGAACTTGGGGGCCGTCAAGGATAAGATACTGGAGAAGCTTGCGGCACACGCACCTGCTGTTCCCGCTGATGCTTTGGACAACGTGCGCCACTTCTTGGAGAGTGTTGTCAAGGACGTGACCGACGCTACCGGGGTGGCCCGTGGTGTCACCACGGATGCGTTGCACTGTATCAAAACTCAACTTGGTGACATGCTGCCCAACCTCTCTCCAGACGCCACCAAGAAGGTCTCCTCCTTCTAG
- the LOC121051839 gene encoding uncharacterized protein LOC121051839, whose translation MPSPTARPRCIVVGRTREDLVSGSGLSRRKLGRSKGCLVMVSLSCLLGGCVGKGMRSLASDLERLARLGFVGFGSDRNFSIGFGSCGSWGRFGRGGSSLWGAGNDEGLVGRPAFACCKGGTGGGTTGDGMTRKMQTLWPVAVCYLGFG comes from the exons ATGCCCTCTCCGACGGCACGCCCTCGCTGCATCGTCGTCGGACGGACCAGAGAGGACCTCGTGTCCGGTTCTGGGTTGTCTCGCAGAAAGCTCGGCCGGAGTAAAGGCTGTTTGGTGATG GTCTCGCTATCCTGTTTGCTTGGAGGTTGCGTCGGGAAAGGGATGCGGTCGTTGGCTTCCGATCTGGAGAGGTTGGCGAGGCTGGGTTTTGTCGGGTTTGGATCTGATCGGAATTTTTCAATCGGGTTTGGTTCGTGTGGATCCTGGGGAAGGTTTGGGAGAGGCGGCTCATCTTTATGGGGTGCAGGGAATGATGAAGGGCTGGTAGGTCGACCTGCGTTCGCCTGCTGCAAAGGAGGTACCGGCGGAGGCACTACCGGTGATGGAATGACAAGGAAGATGCAGACGCTGTGGCCAGTGGCGGTCTGCTACTTAGGCTTCGGCTAG